The segment CGTCGAGCTCACCGCCGTGGTCGCGCTCGAGAACTGGCGCTCGCGGGTGAACAGCGCTTTCGGTCTGACCAGCCAGGGATTCTCCGAGACCTGCCGGGTGCCGGGCCGGTCCTGAGCGGCCAAGCGGCGGGGGCCTGCCCCTGCGGGTGAACGGGTTGTCCACAACCTGGGGATCGTCCACAGGCCGGGGCGGGGAGGGGCGGAGAGGCGGATCGTGGGAGGGTCCGGGCGCAGGGCCCGGGCACCGGATCTCGAACCCTTCGGCGGTGATCAGCATGTCCACGTCCTCTCCCGGCCGCCCGGAATCCCCGGCTTCCCCGGAATCCCCGGCTTCTGCCGCGTCCTCTTCCTCTGCCTCCTCCCCGTGTTCCTCCGCCTCCTCCACGTGCCGCCCGGCGCGCCCCGTACCCCCGTTCCCGCCGTTGCGCGTGGGCCGGGCCCGGGGGCGGCTGGGTCGTGCCGTACGCCGCAAGCGGCGGGCGGCCTCGGCCGGGCTGGCCGTGGTGGCGGCCGCCCTGGCCGTGGGCGGGACGGACGCGCAGGCCTCCCGGGGTGCGGCCCCGCCCGAGGTGAAGCCGTCGCCCGCGGCGGTGCGGATGGTGTCGGCTCCCGTGCGCATCGCGGACGCGGCCACGGTACGGCTGCTGCGGCCCGGGGACCGGGTCGACGTGGTGGCGGCGGAGCGCACCGGGCCGCCGAGGGTGGTGGCGTCGGGGGCCCGGGTGGCCGAAGTCCCGGCTCCGGACCAGGGGGTGGGGGACGGTGGGGCGCTGGTGGTGCTGTCGGTGCCCCGGGACACCGCGCGGGCCCTGGTGGGGGCCGGAGCGGTGGCACGGCTGGCGGTGGCGTTGTGCTGATTCGCACTGGCGCACAGTCAAGTCGCTCTGGGGTGGGCACCGATTGGACATGGCGTGCCATCACTGTCGTAGTTTTCGGAACCGTTGGCTCCGTGTACAGCAGTGACGAAGAGAGGCTCAGTCGTGAGCGAGAAGAAGAAGGAGAGCGTCCTGGCGGGCTTCAAGGCCTTCCTGATGCGCGGCAACGTGGTGGACCTGGCGGTGGCCGTGGTCATCGGCGCCGCGTTCACGAACATCGTGAACTCGATCGTGAAGGGCATCATCAGCCCGCTTGTGGGCGCCATCGGCACCAAAAACCTGGATGTCTACACCTCGTGCCTGAAGGCACCTTGTGGGGTGGACGCCAAGGGCGAGCCGACCGGCGTCAACATCATGTGGGGCTCGGTCCTGAACGCAACGCTCAGCTTCCTGATCACCGCCGCGGTCGTCTACTTCCTGATGGTCCTGCCGATGGCGAAGTACCTGTCCAGGCAGGAAGCGCGCCGCAAGGCCAGGGAGGGCGTCAAGGAGACCATCGAGATCACCGAGCTGGAAGTCCTCAAGGAGATCCGGGACACCCTGGTCTCGCAGCGCAGCGGGAACGGCGAGAGCGCCAGGACACCGGGGGCGCGCGACGCGGTCTGACCGCCGCGGCGGATCAGATGTGGTGCGGGGGCTTCTCGTCGAGGAAGCGGGCGAGGTCGGCCGTGCTTCCGCCGGCGGGCGGCCGTTCGCCCCAGCCCCGGTCGGTGTCGTCCGAGGACTGCTGGTCCAGCGGGTCGTCGAAGACCAGCTTCGGCCTGGGCCTCGGGGTCGGGGTGGGCTCGGGCCTCGCCCCGGCTGCGGGCTCGGGGGACTGCGGGTCGGAGGCGGGGGCGGTGCTCATGCCTCAAGGGTACGGCCGCCCCGGCCTCGGGCCCCGGCCCGGAGCGGGGTCCCGGCTCGGGTCCCGGCCCCGGCCCGGAGCGGGGTCCCGGCTCGCGCCCCGGCCCCGGCCCGGGTCAGCTGGGGGCCTCCGCGCCCTTGCGGGCGTAGAACCACCAGCAGACCGCGAGGCAGGTCGCGTAGAAGCCGATGAACATCCACAGCGCGTTGGTGACGGCGGTGGCCTCGAACATGGCGGGGATGAAGAAGAAGCCGTAGGCGGCGATGGCGGACGAG is part of the Streptomyces katrae genome and harbors:
- the mscL gene encoding large conductance mechanosensitive channel protein MscL is translated as MSEKKKESVLAGFKAFLMRGNVVDLAVAVVIGAAFTNIVNSIVKGIISPLVGAIGTKNLDVYTSCLKAPCGVDAKGEPTGVNIMWGSVLNATLSFLITAAVVYFLMVLPMAKYLSRQEARRKAREGVKETIEITELEVLKEIRDTLVSQRSGNGESARTPGARDAV